TCTCCACTGCGATCGAAATAGGGCTGATAAAGCAGAGTAAATTCGTTCTCTAAATCACCGTTTCTTAATGCTCGTTCAACTTGTGCTTGGCGGCGAGCAACATCATCAAGGGCTTTAGAATAATACGCGATCTGATTTTTACCTGCGCGCTTGGCTTGGTACATCGCAGTATCAGCGTGCGAAAGGAGTTTAACCAGCTCGGTTCCATCGTCTGGATATGAGGTAATCCCTATACTAGCGGTAATTGGAAAATTGCCAATTGAGCTATAGGCAGGGTTTTGAATCGGCTCAAGTACGGCATGAGCTAAATCTTCTGCATAGTTGGTGTTGTGAGCTGCGGCAATAAAGATAGCAAACTCATCCCCAGATAGGCGAGATGCTAAACATTTGATGCCGTGACGGCGCTCGTACTCAAGACTGATGCGTTTGATGTGTTCAGCGAAGCTTACTAAGAGAGAATCGCCAATATGATGGCCGTACTTGTCGTTAACGTACTTAAAGTTGTCGAGATCGATATACAAAATCCAAGCAAACTTATGGATTAGTTTCTGCGCGAGAGAGCGCTCGACATAGGTTTGGAATTGATAGCGATTAGCCAATTGAGTGAGGTGGTCATTTTCAGCCATCGCTTTGGTTTTCTGATAACTGGAGTTGAGCTCTTTGTACATATCATAGAAACGAATTGATAGACGGCCAATCTCGTTGTCGTTGTTGAGCTTTTCAATATTGCTACGCCTTTTCATCTCAACATCTTGCAGTTGACGATCGAGGTGAGTAATCGGCTTAATCACATGGCGGTAGAGCAAAAACAACAGGATGAGCACTGTAACTAATGATGAGGCGCCGAATGACATCAGTAGCCGTTGTTCAATCTTAGCTAACTTCTCCGTCGTAAGGTATTGAGCGGGATCGAGAATGGCATGCAGACCAGGTTTGAGTTCCACAGATTGTGCGAGTCCCGACTTGATCACCGGTTCATCGGCAAAGAAGATACTACTATCGTTATCAAATTCTAAGATGTGTTTAAGTTGATCGAATTTTTCTAGTGATAGGGAGACAACGATGAAAAAAATCTGGTCTTTATTGTAACTCAGGGGGGAGACTAACGTGCTCCTGTCTAACACATCATAGCGCACTAAGATGCTTTGTCCTTGATAGCTTTTAGCAAAACCAGTATAGGAAGTATACCCAGTACTTTGGTAAATATTCTCGACGTACTTTAAAACGTTTTCATCAAGGGAAGCAAAAGGGTCTGTTTGATTATCAGCATAGAATTTGACGTTCTGGTTACTATCAACGATGGCGACGGCAATATCGTCTTGTTTGTTTGATTGTAAGGTTTCTATCGTTGTCTGTAGGTTGCTAATCAGTTTCACTTCTCGGTAGGGATTGTCCGCTTGACCAAAGTAATTGCGAATGATGTCGCTCTTCGTCAATGTTAAAGAGTAACTGTTGATTAGAGCTAATGATTGACGAAAGTGCCCTGCAAGCTTTTCCATTGAGAGTTGCAGGTAACTGTTTTCTCGTTTAATTAACGCATCTTTTTGATTGATATAAATGCTATAGCTAGAGACAGCTGCACTTAACATAATCACCGGTGCGACGAGTAGTAATACTCTAGTATTTAGCTTCATGACGTTTCAATAACTGGTTAATCATTTTCACTCTCATACTGATATTTTGTGCCGAGAGTTCACTATCTATTCTGGCGTTTTTCATGCGCTCTTGTGATGGGAACAATGATGCATCATCTAAATACCAATCAGGTAATAGTTCTATAGCACTTAAGTTGGGCGTAGCAGCTTTGATATCTATTGCATTCTTTGCAGCAACTCTGGGATCCATCAGATAGTTTAAAAAAGCTTTCGCAGTTTGTTTATTCTCAGAGTGGCTAGTGACGGCGAGGCAGTCAACCCAAACAAACATTTCACCTTCAGGAATGACATAGTCCCACTTGTCCTTACCAAAGAACCGATTTAGCGAGTACTGGTCGCCACTGTAAGCTAGGGCCATTTGCAGCTGATTAGGATCAGACTGACTGCGAATATAGCTTAAAATATATTCGTAGGTTAGGACACTATCGTTGAACGACATGATCGCTGAGTAAGCTGCATGAAGGTCGGTGGGGCTCGCTGTGGTAGGGGAAAGTCCTAAGCTATAAAAAACGGGTAAAAAGGTTTCGATACTGTCATTGATTAGGCCTATCTTACCCACCCATTCATCGTTAGGGTGAACGAACTCTTGCCACGTTAAAGGGGGCGCTTGAATTAGATCCTTTCGGTACGCAATCCCTACCGTTCCCCAGAAGTAAGGAATAGCATGGGTGCCACAAGCTTGGTTCCACTGGCTCTTATTGTTGGAGCGATTGGTTAAATGGGACAAATCTTCAAATGAACCCAGTCGACCATATATCTGAGCGGAGACGTTATCCAGAACCACAATATCAAATGGCAGTTGGACACTCTTCATCATCAATAAGCTTCGTTCATCATCATTATCAAAATGAGACAGTGTAATCGGTACACCGGTTTGCTTCTCCCAGTCACTGTGGACGTTGGGTGACAAGGTGTCTTCCCACATATAGATATTGAGAGGAGTTTCAGAGGCGAAGCTAATAGAGCTGACAAATAGGAATAGTGATAAGAAAGGAACTCTCATACTGACTAGGTATTACCTTTTGAATAAATCTGAAGGGACAGGCTTATCAGAGTCAGTGAATTCGAGCTGACACAACACTAATATGCAACTTAATATCCAACGATACTAAAAATATTAATAAAATGTGTCAGCTAGAAGAGTGTATTTATTTGACCTGCGTAGGTTTATTTACTGTAACTTTACCTGAGTCGGTTTCACATTTTCGCTTGGGTAGCAGCCCAATACTTTCAAATGTTTGGTGATTTTAGTTAGCTCATTGAGTGCTTGTTGCATCTGAACTGAGTCCAAATGAGACTCTAGGTCGACATAAAACATCTCTTCCCAAGGGTTACCCATGATTGGACGCGATTCTAGTTTGGTCATATTGATACTGTAGCGCTGTAGCACTAACAGTGTCTCAACTAATGAGCCGGCATCTTGAGACGTTGACATGATTAGTGTCGTTTTCGCTGGGATTTGAGCAGAGACTTCCACTGGCTTACGTGCAACAACGATAAAGCGGGTGTGGTTTTCTGTTTGATTGGCGATATTGC
Above is a window of Vibrio orientalis CIP 102891 = ATCC 33934 DNA encoding:
- a CDS encoding polyamine ABC transporter substrate-binding protein encodes the protein MRVPFLSLFLFVSSISFASETPLNIYMWEDTLSPNVHSDWEKQTGVPITLSHFDNDDERSLLMMKSVQLPFDIVVLDNVSAQIYGRLGSFEDLSHLTNRSNNKSQWNQACGTHAIPYFWGTVGIAYRKDLIQAPPLTWQEFVHPNDEWVGKIGLINDSIETFLPVFYSLGLSPTTASPTDLHAAYSAIMSFNDSVLTYEYILSYIRSQSDPNQLQMALAYSGDQYSLNRFFGKDKWDYVIPEGEMFVWVDCLAVTSHSENKQTAKAFLNYLMDPRVAAKNAIDIKAATPNLSAIELLPDWYLDDASLFPSQERMKNARIDSELSAQNISMRVKMINQLLKRHEAKY
- a CDS encoding putative bifunctional diguanylate cyclase/phosphodiesterase, translated to MKLNTRVLLLVAPVIMLSAAVSSYSIYINQKDALIKRENSYLQLSMEKLAGHFRQSLALINSYSLTLTKSDIIRNYFGQADNPYREVKLISNLQTTIETLQSNKQDDIAVAIVDSNQNVKFYADNQTDPFASLDENVLKYVENIYQSTGYTSYTGFAKSYQGQSILVRYDVLDRSTLVSPLSYNKDQIFFIVVSLSLEKFDQLKHILEFDNDSSIFFADEPVIKSGLAQSVELKPGLHAILDPAQYLTTEKLAKIEQRLLMSFGASSLVTVLILLFLLYRHVIKPITHLDRQLQDVEMKRRSNIEKLNNDNEIGRLSIRFYDMYKELNSSYQKTKAMAENDHLTQLANRYQFQTYVERSLAQKLIHKFAWILYIDLDNFKYVNDKYGHHIGDSLLVSFAEHIKRISLEYERRHGIKCLASRLSGDEFAIFIAAAHNTNYAEDLAHAVLEPIQNPAYSSIGNFPITASIGITSYPDDGTELVKLLSHADTAMYQAKRAGKNQIAYYSKALDDVARRQAQVERALRNGDLENEFTLLYQPYFDRSGEVIKGVEALLRWDSPQLGKVNPSEFIPISEQIGLFGTIDRWVIKQAFKDFTKLQGCFETPINLSINLSSAELDSLQLASDIQSLMLRYPVTPHLIDFEITETFASDSQSYLLLHELAQMGFKLTIDDFGSGYTSITQLVEYPVQKIKFDREFLETLIKTNNHQVVKPLVDLCHSQSMIVTAEGIESEEMHRWLAENKCDYMQGFYLSSPLSLAQLKSEPKTQKGNLDIHEEGYCSLA